One stretch of Comamonas testosteroni DNA includes these proteins:
- a CDS encoding c-type cytochrome, translated as MRTFQKILAGGAAVVVVLAAAGLALTHQGEIAPQSAIPAADFTPQQIAKGKLLAAMGDCAVCHTAPNGKTNAGGLAMPSPFGTIYTSNITPDLQTGIGSWSYEAFERAMRHGVDREGQYLYPAFPYTAFSRVTDEDMKALYAFLMSEPAVENQPPETALNFPYNVRRGIAAWNWLYLKPGVVKDDEKQAPEWNRGAYLVEGLGHCSACHTPRNGLAAEKTGEFHLSGGSAEGWDAPALTDKTASPLPWTKQDLVDYMKTGFSARHSVAAGPMAPVAHGLSQQSDADLDAIASYLMSYRKADAAPGDAKALIAEKTAKPKLALDAEGYRLYQGACMACHKADPSGSSFGVRPQLALSTSLHSASPDNAIMAVLEGVQHPAHADLGTMPAFRHALSDAQIATLLNTMRVQYGVDEWKDLPAKVGQLRKQTQAH; from the coding sequence ATGCGAACGTTCCAAAAGATTCTGGCGGGCGGTGCGGCTGTAGTGGTCGTGCTGGCTGCCGCCGGCCTGGCACTCACCCATCAGGGCGAGATTGCGCCCCAGTCAGCCATTCCTGCAGCAGACTTCACGCCCCAGCAGATTGCCAAGGGCAAGCTGCTGGCCGCCATGGGCGACTGCGCCGTCTGCCACACTGCGCCCAACGGCAAGACCAATGCGGGCGGTCTGGCCATGCCCAGCCCCTTCGGCACCATCTACACCAGCAACATCACGCCCGATCTGCAGACCGGTATCGGCAGCTGGAGCTATGAAGCCTTCGAGCGCGCCATGCGCCACGGCGTGGACCGCGAAGGCCAGTACCTCTACCCCGCCTTCCCCTACACGGCCTTCAGCCGCGTGACGGATGAGGACATGAAGGCCTTGTACGCCTTTCTGATGAGCGAGCCCGCCGTGGAGAACCAGCCGCCCGAGACGGCGCTGAACTTCCCCTACAACGTGCGCCGCGGCATTGCGGCCTGGAACTGGCTCTACCTCAAGCCCGGCGTCGTCAAGGACGATGAAAAGCAGGCTCCCGAGTGGAATCGCGGTGCCTATCTGGTCGAAGGCCTGGGTCACTGCAGCGCCTGCCACACACCGCGCAACGGCCTGGCTGCTGAAAAAACGGGTGAGTTCCACCTGAGCGGCGGCAGCGCCGAAGGCTGGGATGCTCCCGCCCTGACGGACAAGACGGCCTCGCCCCTGCCCTGGACCAAGCAGGATCTGGTCGACTATATGAAGACCGGCTTCTCTGCCCGTCACAGCGTGGCAGCCGGCCCCATGGCTCCAGTGGCCCACGGCCTGTCGCAGCAAAGCGATGCCGATCTCGACGCCATTGCCAGCTATCTGATGAGCTACCGCAAGGCCGACGCCGCCCCTGGCGATGCCAAGGCACTGATAGCGGAAAAAACCGCCAAGCCCAAGCTGGCACTCGATGCTGAAGGCTACCGCCTGTACCAGGGCGCCTGCATGGCCTGCCACAAGGCAGACCCCTCGGGCAGCAGCTTCGGCGTGCGTCCCCAGCTGGCGCTGAGCACCAGCCTGCACTCCGCATCGCCCGACAACGCCATCATGGCCGTACTCGAAGGCGTGCAACATCCGGCGCATGCCGACCTGGGCACCATGCCGGCCTTCCGCCATGCGCTCAGCGATGCACAGATCGCCACCCTGCTCAACACCATGCGTGTCCAGTACGGCGTGGACGAGTGGAAGGACCTGCCTGCCAAGGTAGGCCAGTTGCGCAAGCAGACCCAGGCGCATTGA
- a CDS encoding XdhC family protein encodes MDNIDVLVLKALRDWRSAGQHALLATVVRTWGSSPRPVGSMMALREDGRAIGSVSGGCIEDDLIARHTKALNQSLGIPDGPPQLVRYGVSADEAHRFGLPCGGTLELLLEFNPDAASLQQLVADLEAGSLVKRSVDCSSGEVRLQTAEHPDALEFDGQQLVNHLGPGYRMLLIGAGALAEYLATMALFNGFTVTVCDPREEYMGSWSVAQVSTVTDMPDDAVMAFKPDARSCIVALTHDPKLDDLALLEALHSPAFYVGAIGSRRNNHARRERMMEHFGETEASLARLRGPIGLYIGSKTPAEIAVSVMAEILAVKNAVPLPQAMSVEVAKHEHDIAMNEAGTHCAIPQILQPGSAH; translated from the coding sequence ATGGACAATATCGACGTCTTGGTACTCAAGGCATTGCGCGACTGGCGTTCGGCCGGTCAGCACGCCTTGCTGGCCACCGTGGTACGCACCTGGGGCTCGTCCCCGCGCCCGGTGGGCTCCATGATGGCCTTGCGCGAGGACGGTCGCGCCATTGGCTCGGTATCCGGCGGCTGCATCGAGGACGATTTGATAGCCCGCCACACCAAGGCCCTGAACCAGAGCCTGGGCATTCCCGACGGCCCGCCGCAGCTGGTGCGCTATGGCGTGAGTGCCGACGAAGCCCACCGCTTCGGTCTGCCCTGTGGCGGCACGCTGGAGCTGCTGCTGGAATTCAACCCCGATGCGGCCAGCCTGCAGCAACTGGTGGCCGATCTGGAAGCCGGATCACTGGTGAAACGCAGCGTCGACTGCAGCAGCGGCGAAGTCCGCCTGCAGACGGCCGAGCACCCCGACGCGCTGGAGTTTGACGGCCAGCAACTCGTCAACCACCTCGGCCCCGGCTACCGCATGCTGCTGATCGGCGCTGGGGCCCTGGCCGAATACCTGGCCACCATGGCCTTGTTCAACGGCTTCACGGTCACCGTCTGCGACCCGCGCGAGGAATACATGGGCAGCTGGTCGGTGGCGCAGGTCAGCACCGTCACCGACATGCCCGACGATGCGGTCATGGCCTTCAAGCCCGATGCGCGCAGCTGCATCGTCGCCCTCACCCACGACCCCAAGCTCGACGACCTGGCCCTGCTCGAGGCCCTGCACAGCCCGGCCTTCTATGTGGGCGCCATCGGCTCGCGCCGCAACAACCACGCAAGGCGCGAGCGCATGATGGAGCATTTTGGCGAGACCGAAGCCTCGCTGGCCAGGCTGCGCGGCCCCATCGGCCTCTATATCGGCAGCAAGACTCCGGCAGAGATTGCGGTGAGCGTGATGGCCGAGATTCTGGCCGTGAAGAACGCCGTGCCGCTGCCCCAGGCCATGTCGGTGGAAGTGGCCAAGCACGAGCATGACATTGCCATGAACGAGGCCGGCACGCATTGCGCCATTCCGCAAATCCTCCAGCCGGGCTCTGCGCACTGA
- a CDS encoding aspartate/glutamate racemase family protein produces MNQNLQTSAGPHGVIGLIGGMSWESSAEYYRLINQGVRDRLGALRSARLLMYSVDFGPVEQAQHEGRWDDAAALLADAARRLQAGGADCVLLCTNTMHKVADQVAAAVSIPFLHIADPVGAAARAAGVQVLGLLGTRFTMEQPFMRERLEQQFGLKVLVPGETERAQVHRIIYEELCAGQISDVSRKLYQRAIESLAARGAQAVVLGCTEIGLLIKSEDSVLPVLDTTALHAAAAVDFALRA; encoded by the coding sequence ATGAATCAAAACCTGCAAACAAGCGCCGGGCCGCATGGGGTCATAGGCCTGATCGGCGGCATGAGCTGGGAGTCCAGCGCCGAGTACTACCGCCTGATCAACCAGGGTGTCCGGGACCGTCTGGGCGCGTTGCGCTCGGCCAGGCTGCTGATGTACAGCGTGGACTTCGGCCCTGTCGAACAGGCCCAGCATGAAGGCCGCTGGGATGACGCGGCGGCGCTGCTGGCCGATGCCGCCCGTCGCCTGCAAGCCGGAGGCGCCGACTGCGTGCTGCTCTGCACCAACACCATGCACAAGGTGGCGGATCAGGTGGCGGCAGCCGTGTCGATTCCGTTTTTGCACATAGCCGACCCGGTCGGGGCGGCTGCGCGCGCAGCCGGTGTGCAGGTGCTGGGGCTGCTGGGTACGCGCTTCACCATGGAGCAGCCGTTCATGCGCGAGAGGCTGGAGCAGCAGTTCGGCCTGAAGGTGCTGGTGCCGGGCGAGACCGAGCGCGCGCAGGTGCACCGCATCATCTATGAGGAGCTTTGCGCGGGCCAGATCAGCGATGTGTCGCGCAAGCTCTATCAGCGTGCCATCGAGTCATTGGCGGCCCGTGGGGCGCAGGCCGTGGTGCTGGGATGCACGGAGATCGGCTTGCTCATCAAGAGCGAAGACAGCGTGCTGCCGGTGCTGGACACCACGGCCTTGCATGCTGCAGCGGCCGTGGACTTTGCGCTGCGGGCCTGA
- a CDS encoding AraC family transcriptional regulator, producing the protein MKTHLIQPSATDMPAAQIHLLGRAAYSSRDPVRMHALGIALQRQQGVHAIASDRRVDFDTWPGTLSYTPPGVEVFSESATGGEYLVLRYAAHEADAPGPSQRISRHGQRAALQMAQHLRLLLLNPRPDALAIEQAALQFMACRDGSDCEADARPGASYARVLDRIAAEFERQLSIADLSAMVDTSPLRFLREFTRLTGMTPHAWITETRLQAARAMIRGADLPLTQIALECGFNHQSHMGHVFRKHLGLTPGQYRQQQGRKQTLDP; encoded by the coding sequence ATGAAGACCCACCTGATTCAGCCTTCGGCAACCGATATGCCAGCCGCGCAGATCCATTTGCTCGGCCGCGCCGCCTACAGCAGCCGCGACCCGGTGCGCATGCATGCGCTGGGCATTGCGCTGCAAAGACAGCAAGGCGTGCACGCGATTGCCTCCGACAGGCGCGTGGACTTCGACACCTGGCCCGGCACCCTGAGCTATACGCCGCCGGGGGTGGAAGTATTTTCCGAATCGGCCACCGGCGGTGAATATCTGGTGCTGCGCTATGCAGCCCATGAGGCCGACGCGCCCGGGCCGTCGCAGCGCATCTCGCGACATGGCCAGCGTGCGGCCTTGCAGATGGCACAGCATCTGCGCCTGCTGCTGCTCAATCCTCGGCCTGACGCCCTGGCCATCGAGCAGGCTGCGCTGCAGTTCATGGCCTGCCGGGATGGCAGCGACTGCGAGGCAGACGCCCGCCCCGGTGCCAGCTATGCGCGCGTGCTGGACCGCATTGCCGCCGAGTTCGAGCGGCAGCTGAGCATTGCCGATCTGTCCGCCATGGTGGACACCAGCCCCTTGCGCTTTCTGCGTGAGTTCACACGGCTCACGGGCATGACGCCACATGCCTGGATCACGGAGACCCGGCTGCAGGCTGCCCGCGCCATGATTCGAGGCGCCGATCTGCCCCTCACGCAGATCGCGCTGGAATGCGGCTTCAACCACCAGTCGCATATGGGCCATGTGTTTCGCAAACACCTGGGGCTGACGCCTGGCCAGTACCGGCAACAGCAGGGCCGGAAACAAACACTCGATCCTTGA
- a CDS encoding DNA/RNA non-specific endonuclease, which produces MTTAKKKKTPARKRGTASKTARYSLSRIRRFALSAGAAALASFQIASCSFNPSVSAERLLGQALAALHIPALDALGQTLQAFRKNGWPDLDGLHSSSGAHTPSVGGKVDKADVTATALPTHFARCPQFFPGGKAPALQLQPRERELCFSGFAVLHNGSTKTPVFVAERLNRQVLQQAQGLQRSDRFYADARLPRAERSELDDYKRSGFSRGHMAPAADMSTPEAMAQSFSLANMVPQNQVHNAGAWSQVEQATRKYALRARGDVFVFTGPVFSKNASTIGESKVAVPDHLFKLVYDASTGKSWVYWQANSADTRMGPPISYEEFTRRTGMPLLSAVHLPQA; this is translated from the coding sequence ATGACGACCGCCAAGAAAAAGAAAACGCCTGCGCGCAAGCGCGGCACCGCTTCCAAGACTGCTCGCTACAGCCTCTCCCGCATCAGGCGCTTTGCCCTGTCTGCGGGAGCCGCGGCACTGGCCAGCTTCCAGATTGCCAGCTGCAGCTTCAATCCCAGTGTTTCTGCCGAAAGACTGCTGGGCCAGGCGCTGGCCGCCCTGCATATCCCCGCACTCGATGCACTCGGCCAGACCCTGCAGGCCTTTCGCAAGAACGGCTGGCCGGATCTGGATGGCCTGCATTCCAGCTCCGGTGCCCACACGCCCAGCGTGGGCGGCAAGGTGGACAAGGCCGATGTCACGGCCACGGCCCTGCCCACGCACTTTGCCCGCTGCCCGCAGTTCTTTCCCGGCGGCAAGGCTCCGGCCCTGCAGTTGCAACCCCGTGAGCGCGAGCTGTGTTTTTCGGGTTTTGCCGTGCTGCACAACGGCAGTACCAAGACCCCGGTGTTCGTCGCCGAGCGCCTGAATCGTCAGGTGCTGCAGCAGGCCCAGGGCTTGCAGCGCAGCGACAGGTTCTATGCCGACGCCCGCCTGCCGCGCGCCGAGCGCTCCGAGCTCGACGACTACAAGCGCTCCGGCTTCTCGCGCGGCCATATGGCCCCGGCTGCCGACATGAGCACGCCCGAGGCCATGGCCCAGAGCTTCAGCCTCGCGAACATGGTGCCGCAGAACCAGGTGCATAACGCTGGCGCCTGGAGCCAGGTGGAACAGGCCACGCGCAAGTATGCGCTGCGCGCCCGGGGCGATGTCTTTGTCTTCACCGGCCCGGTGTTCAGCAAAAACGCCTCCACCATCGGTGAGAGCAAGGTGGCGGTGCCCGATCACCTCTTCAAGCTGGTCTATGACGCCAGCACCGGCAAGAGCTGGGTGTACTGGCAGGCCAATAGTGCCGACACCCGCATGGGCCCGCCCATCAGCTACGAGGAGTTCACGCGCCGCACCGGCATGCCGCTGCTATCGGCAGTGCATCTGCCGCAAGCATAA
- a CDS encoding DsrE/DsrF/TusD sulfur relay family protein — protein MTQKIVIIVHAAPYGSERCLSALRVATALRGHDARPEVKIFLMSDATVVGLPNQHDGAGSGLQAMVEHLVAEGVSVRLCRTCALARGLADLTLIAGLEIGTLPELADWTLAADKVITF, from the coding sequence ATGACACAAAAAATCGTCATCATCGTTCACGCCGCGCCCTATGGCAGCGAGCGCTGCCTGTCGGCGCTGCGCGTGGCGACAGCCTTGCGCGGCCATGATGCCAGGCCTGAGGTAAAAATCTTTTTGATGTCCGACGCCACCGTGGTCGGCCTGCCCAATCAGCACGATGGCGCGGGCAGCGGTCTGCAGGCCATGGTCGAGCATCTGGTTGCCGAGGGCGTGAGCGTCAGGCTGTGCCGTACCTGTGCACTGGCGCGAGGCCTGGCCGATCTGACACTGATTGCAGGCTTGGAAATAGGAACTCTGCCTGAACTGGCCGACTGGACGCTGGCGGCCGACAAGGTCATCACTTTCTAG
- the yedF gene encoding sulfurtransferase-like selenium metabolism protein YedF → MSDSKYLPDFRLDMLGEPCPYPAVATLEAMPSLQPGQILEVVSDCPQSINNIPLDARNHGYEVLEIQQDGPTIRYLIRK, encoded by the coding sequence ATGAGTGACTCCAAATACCTTCCCGATTTCCGCCTCGACATGCTGGGCGAGCCCTGCCCATACCCCGCCGTCGCCACGCTGGAAGCCATGCCCAGCCTGCAGCCGGGCCAGATTCTGGAAGTGGTCTCGGACTGCCCGCAGTCCATCAACAATATTCCGCTGGATGCCAGGAACCACGGCTATGAGGTGCTGGAGATTCAGCAGGACGGGCCGACGATTCGATACCTGATCAGGAAGTAA
- the yedE gene encoding selenium metabolism membrane protein YedE/FdhT: protein MRFRVAGSKAMSWQDFKHQYLVRFWSPVPAVIAAGVLSAYYFGITGTFWAVTGEFTRWGGHILQFLGVDLSDWGYFKVIGLQGTPLTRVDGLMIIGMFVGCFSAALWANNIKLRLPNHRIRVFQAIVGGIIAGFGARLAMGCNLAAFFTGIPQFSLHAWFFAIATAIGSLAGAKVSLLPMFRIPVKLQKVTAPKPLEQSEAQARRRFRIGVALFLACVVWGICKAAEAPRLGMAILFGLAFGLIIERAQVCFTSAFRDLWITGRTQMAKAIIAGMAVGTIGIYSYVQLGMDPKIFWAGPNAVIGGLLFGFGIVLAGGCETGWMYRAVEGQVHYWWVGLGNVIGSTLLALVWDDISPVLATSYDKVNLLKALGPQGGLLLTYVMLGISLALVLWWEKRFFAKKSRLAAAAARIA, encoded by the coding sequence ATGCGGTTTCGCGTGGCAGGAAGCAAGGCAATGAGCTGGCAAGATTTCAAGCACCAATATCTGGTGCGTTTCTGGTCGCCCGTGCCCGCAGTGATTGCGGCCGGCGTCCTTTCTGCATATTACTTCGGCATTACCGGCACCTTCTGGGCCGTGACCGGTGAATTCACCCGCTGGGGCGGGCATATCCTGCAGTTCCTCGGTGTCGATCTCTCCGATTGGGGCTATTTCAAGGTCATTGGTCTGCAAGGCACGCCGCTCACGCGCGTGGACGGGCTGATGATCATCGGAATGTTTGTCGGCTGCTTCTCGGCTGCGCTCTGGGCCAACAACATCAAGCTGCGCCTGCCCAATCACCGTATTCGCGTGTTTCAGGCCATTGTGGGCGGCATCATCGCGGGCTTTGGCGCGCGTCTGGCCATGGGCTGCAATCTGGCTGCGTTCTTTACCGGCATTCCGCAGTTTTCGCTGCATGCCTGGTTCTTCGCCATTGCCACGGCCATCGGCTCGCTGGCCGGTGCCAAGGTCAGTCTGCTGCCGATGTTCCGGATTCCCGTCAAGCTGCAGAAAGTGACGGCACCCAAGCCCCTGGAGCAAAGCGAGGCCCAGGCCAGGCGGCGCTTTCGCATCGGCGTGGCGCTGTTCCTGGCCTGTGTGGTCTGGGGCATCTGCAAGGCTGCCGAAGCGCCCAGGCTGGGCATGGCGATTCTGTTCGGTCTGGCCTTCGGCCTGATCATCGAGCGCGCCCAGGTTTGCTTTACATCGGCCTTTCGCGATCTGTGGATCACGGGCCGCACTCAGATGGCCAAGGCCATCATCGCGGGCATGGCCGTGGGCACCATCGGCATCTACAGCTATGTGCAGCTGGGCATGGACCCCAAGATTTTCTGGGCCGGCCCCAATGCCGTCATCGGCGGCCTGCTGTTCGGCTTCGGCATTGTGCTGGCCGGCGGCTGTGAAACCGGCTGGATGTACCGTGCCGTCGAAGGCCAGGTGCATTACTGGTGGGTGGGTCTGGGCAATGTGATCGGATCGACCTTGCTGGCGCTGGTCTGGGACGACATCTCGCCCGTGCTGGCGACCAGTTACGACAAGGTCAATCTGCTCAAGGCGCTGGGCCCGCAGGGCGGCCTGTTGCTGACCTATGTGATGCTGGGTATCTCGCTGGCTCTGGTGCTGTGGTGGGAAAAGCGTTTCTTTGCCAAAAAATCCCGTCTGGCCGCTGCTGCGGCCCGCATTGCCTGA
- a CDS encoding GntR family transcriptional regulator, whose amino-acid sequence MTATSTASQSRDKLHLQLARLFRNKIATGEWPIGQSIPTVEELEALHSVSRTTVRMAVHGLIDEGLLETRKRGGTKVVSQPYKPPSFLLPTTWQELVAFGEQIQQTTLQQANDCVPPIPAGFPSPGELAPAYTYFLRVHKHGDARFCLSELYLEQNLYPRLQEQLERTTLAQALGNDPAQIATARQYLSVAPADELIAEHLGVPLGTPLMQALRWACNPQGLIVYWAKVRFISEYVHIEMDLLK is encoded by the coding sequence ATGACTGCTACGTCCACCGCCTCCCAATCTCGCGACAAGCTGCACCTGCAGCTGGCCCGGCTGTTTCGCAACAAGATCGCGACGGGAGAGTGGCCGATCGGACAAAGCATTCCCACGGTCGAAGAGCTCGAGGCTCTGCACAGCGTCTCGCGCACCACGGTGCGCATGGCCGTACATGGGCTGATCGATGAAGGCCTGCTGGAGACCCGCAAGCGCGGCGGCACCAAGGTCGTGAGCCAGCCCTACAAGCCCCCATCCTTTTTGCTGCCCACGACCTGGCAGGAACTGGTGGCCTTTGGCGAACAGATTCAGCAGACCACGCTGCAGCAAGCAAATGACTGTGTGCCGCCCATTCCGGCCGGCTTTCCTTCCCCTGGCGAGCTGGCCCCTGCCTATACCTATTTTTTGCGCGTGCACAAGCACGGCGATGCACGCTTTTGCCTGTCCGAGCTGTACCTGGAACAAAACCTCTACCCCAGGCTGCAGGAACAGCTGGAGCGCACCACGCTGGCTCAGGCGCTGGGAAATGATCCTGCGCAGATCGCCACGGCCCGCCAGTACCTGAGCGTAGCCCCGGCCGACGAGCTGATTGCCGAGCATCTGGGCGTGCCGCTGGGCACGCCGCTGATGCAGGCGCTGCGCTGGGCCTGCAATCCACAAGGCTTGATCGTCTACTGGGCCAAGGTACGCTTCATCAGCGAATATGTGCATATCGAAATGGACCTGCTCAAATGA
- a CDS encoding 3-hydroxybutyrate dehydrogenase: protein MTTVLPQVRQLSRPHSGRVAWITGSTSGIGWAIARQLASEGAAIALHGRAQASASTGAQLAELQALGVAARYYALDLTDGEAIAPLARRIAAELGAVDILVNNAGMQHVESVLSFPPDLWNTMLALNLSAPFHTIQACTPAMLERGWGRIINMASVSGLVGVAHKPAYVASKHGLLGLTKSVALELATTPVTCNAICPGWVLTPLVQAQIQALALRENLDEPTARTKLLGAKQPSQAFVTVEQVAALVSFLASDNAAQVRGAQWNMDGGFTAA from the coding sequence ATGACCACCGTCCTGCCCCAAGTCCGGCAGCTCTCCAGGCCCCATAGCGGCCGTGTGGCCTGGATCACCGGCTCCACCAGCGGCATAGGCTGGGCCATTGCCAGACAGTTGGCCAGCGAAGGCGCCGCCATTGCCCTGCATGGCAGAGCCCAGGCGTCTGCCAGCACCGGTGCACAGCTGGCCGAGCTGCAGGCACTGGGTGTGGCAGCCCGCTATTACGCGCTCGACCTGACTGACGGCGAAGCCATTGCCCCCCTGGCCCGGCGTATTGCCGCCGAGCTGGGCGCGGTGGACATTCTGGTCAACAACGCGGGCATGCAGCATGTGGAATCCGTGCTCAGCTTTCCGCCAGACCTATGGAACACCATGCTGGCCCTCAACCTGAGCGCACCGTTTCACACCATACAGGCCTGCACGCCGGCCATGCTGGAGCGCGGCTGGGGGCGCATCATCAATATGGCATCCGTCAGCGGCCTGGTCGGCGTGGCCCACAAGCCCGCTTATGTGGCCAGCAAGCACGGCCTGCTGGGCCTGACCAAATCCGTGGCGCTGGAGCTGGCCACCACGCCCGTGACCTGCAACGCCATCTGCCCCGGCTGGGTGCTCACGCCGCTGGTTCAGGCCCAGATCCAGGCCCTGGCGCTGCGCGAAAACCTGGACGAGCCCACAGCCCGGACCAAGTTGCTGGGAGCCAAGCAACCCTCGCAGGCTTTTGTAACGGTGGAACAGGTGGCGGCACTGGTCAGCTTTCTGGCCAGCGACAACGCCGCCCAGGTGCGTGGCGCACAGTGGAATATGGATGGAGGCTTTACCGCGGCATGA
- the fahA gene encoding fumarylacetoacetase, translating to MALNETHDAGLQSWVASANTGSSDFPIQNLPFAVFRRKSSSEAFRGGVAIGDQVLDMAAVRDAKALGGDVQAQVEAAAQGQLNRLMAMGPASWSALRLALSRALRAGAAQEAALKACLVPQADVEYSVPAQVGDYTDFYTSVHHATNVGKLFRPTNPLMENYKWVPIGYHGRASSIRVSGVDFKRPNGQLKAPDADPVLKPCNRLDYELEMGIYAGSANAWGEAIGIKDAENHIFGLCLLNDWSARDVQAWEYQPLGPFLSKNFATSISPWIVTLEALEPYRTAFVRPSEDPQPLPYLSSEANSQRGALDVQLTVAIQTEKMRAEGKAAEQITRTSYRHAYWTMAQLIAHHTVNGCDLQPGDLLGTGTLSGPTMDQAGALLEITEGGKKPLSLSNGETRTFLLDGDAVVFTGWCEKPGAARIGFGECRATVLPAHQA from the coding sequence ATGGCATTGAACGAAACCCACGACGCCGGCCTGCAAAGCTGGGTCGCCAGCGCCAACACGGGCAGCAGCGACTTCCCCATCCAGAACCTACCGTTTGCAGTCTTTCGTCGCAAGAGCAGCAGCGAGGCTTTTCGCGGCGGCGTGGCGATTGGTGACCAGGTGCTGGACATGGCGGCCGTTCGCGATGCCAAGGCGCTGGGCGGCGATGTGCAGGCCCAGGTCGAAGCAGCGGCGCAGGGTCAGCTCAACCGCTTGATGGCCATGGGCCCCGCGTCTTGGTCGGCTCTGCGCCTGGCCCTGTCGCGCGCCCTGCGCGCCGGCGCTGCCCAGGAAGCTGCCCTCAAGGCCTGCCTCGTGCCCCAGGCCGATGTGGAATACAGCGTGCCCGCACAGGTGGGCGACTACACGGACTTCTACACCTCCGTACATCACGCCACCAATGTGGGCAAGCTGTTCCGCCCCACCAACCCGCTGATGGAAAACTACAAGTGGGTGCCCATCGGCTACCACGGTCGTGCTTCCAGCATCCGCGTCTCTGGCGTGGACTTCAAGCGCCCCAACGGCCAGCTCAAGGCCCCCGATGCCGACCCCGTGCTCAAGCCCTGCAACCGCCTCGACTATGAGCTGGAGATGGGCATTTACGCAGGCTCGGCCAATGCCTGGGGCGAGGCCATCGGCATCAAGGATGCCGAAAACCATATCTTCGGCCTGTGCCTGCTCAACGACTGGTCGGCACGCGACGTTCAGGCCTGGGAATACCAGCCACTGGGCCCATTCCTGTCCAAGAACTTCGCCACCAGCATCTCGCCCTGGATCGTGACGCTGGAAGCGCTGGAGCCCTATCGCACGGCCTTTGTCCGCCCATCCGAGGACCCACAGCCCCTGCCCTACCTCAGCTCCGAGGCCAACTCGCAGCGCGGTGCGCTCGATGTGCAGCTCACGGTCGCCATCCAGACCGAGAAGATGCGGGCCGAAGGCAAGGCCGCCGAACAGATCACCCGGACCAGCTACCGCCACGCCTACTGGACCATGGCCCAGCTGATTGCCCACCACACCGTCAACGGCTGCGATCTGCAGCCCGGCGACCTGCTGGGCACGGGCACGCTGTCCGGCCCCACCATGGACCAAGCCGGCGCCCTGCTGGAAATCACCGAAGGCGGCAAAAAGCCCTTGAGCCTCAGCAATGGCGAAACCCGTACCTTCCTGCTCGACGGAGACGCCGTGGTCTTTACAGGCTGGTGCGAAAAGCCTGGAGCCGCGCGCATCGGCTTTGGCGAATGCCGCGCCACCGTGCTGCCCGCGCACCAGGCCTGA